Below is a genomic region from Miscanthus floridulus cultivar M001 chromosome 1, ASM1932011v1, whole genome shotgun sequence.
GACACATAAATTACACAAATATTTACAAACTTTATGAGGGACTATTTTGAAAGtagtcctcttcttcctcgttagCAAGGCCGCGTGAGTTCATCTCTCTCTCCAGTGGTAGGCAGGCAGCGGCGCGGTCCGCGGCACggagtggcagcggcggcggcgcgaccaGCAGCACGCGCTCGCCTGCCCCCGACGCGACGGTGTGGCCCGCGGCGCGCTCGCCAAGAATTAGCAGTAGTACTACTAGCAGTGAAGTTCGGATGAATGAGCACGACGGCCATTCTTTGCACTTGCGGCTGCTTGCTCATCAGGGCTCGGTGTGCAGGACGGCCtcgtccttcccctgctcctcgtcgtcgtcgtgggGGTGGTCATCAGGCGCGCCGCCAGCATGTGCTGCTGCGGAGGGAGGCAGTCGGCAGCGGGCCGGACGCGGCCGTAGTCGAACCCGACCCCGCCCTGCCACGTCTTGATCCCGAGCCCGTTCTGCGCGCGGCTGATCCGCGCCTTGTCCAGCGCCACGTCTGCCACCACCGCGAACGCGCCACCCTTGCCGAGGCTCCCGATGCTGCGCCGTCGCCATCCATGGGCCATGCACGAGAAATCACGTATGTGAACAGGAGGAAGAAGAGCTCACCTGATGCCGTGCCCGGGCCCGGAGTCGATGTTCCGCATCTTGGCGCCGAAGCTGCCGTTGATGATGGAGATGGAGTTGTCGCCGGTGCCGATGCGGCAGCTCTGGATGGTGACCGTCGTGGACTCGGCCACATGGATGCCGTCCGTGTTGGGGCTGTCCTGGCGCGTCGATGTGCAGCCCGGCCATCGGCACGCGGGCAGAGCAGTCGAATAATGCAATCGGTGCGCGGACAAGCCGCCGCTGCCGCAGCTGCACGGGGAGATCAGTGACGCGCCGGCGAGCTGACCATGGCCATGAGAGAGGTGAGAGGTGAGAGATAGAGCTGACACGTGGGGCCAAATCCGTTTGGATGAATATAAGATCCAATAGAGTTTAGGGTTATTTTTTTGAATTTAGGGACCAAAATAACATTCGAGACCCGAACATGAACATTACTCTTTCTAAAATAAACTAGAGGCCCTCGTCGGTTGCACTACTCCAGCTGCAGCTGCACTTAGTACTACGATGCAACGACTAGCCCGTGCATATATGAGAGCACAACTATAACTATAGCTAAAGTAGAGCAACTCGTCATagccatagagttttatttaacATTTTCAGTCAGAGAATCGTTTCTCTCGGAAAAACAGCTTCTACAAAAAGAAATCGGAGTTCTACGGCACAAAAACTACTACCTCTGTCCTAATAAAAAAGAATACATTTCAAACAGTCCTGCTGTTACTCAACTATACAAAATTTAACCAAGTATATAAACCGAGAGTAATGATATTTATATGCTACCAAATATGcatattataaaaaatatattatatggTCAACCAAATAGTACTTATCTAGGATAACAAATACTTTGATACTTGTTTTTGTAGATTTGATCAAACTC
It encodes:
- the LOC136494469 gene encoding uncharacterized protein, translating into MRNIDSGPGHGISIGSLGKGGAFAVVADVALDKARISRAQNGLGIKTWQGGVGFDYGRVRPAADCLPPQQHMLAARLMTTPTTTTRSRGRTRPSCTPSPDEQAAASAKNGRRAHSSELHC